The Vibrio navarrensis genome has a segment encoding these proteins:
- a CDS encoding DUF2489 domain-containing protein: MNVTLLAIIGGAIILGLACYAGYLLLQLKKQKELQQQHQKLAIEKRNANIFDNVNILCMAGIQGQCDLSEISIRVYCIMDYVQGEQRVDFDAEYPAIAELYHIVKDMPRGEARQALEKKERMKQNLERHKAEGRLSEAIVEELKALRKRVQPLNNQINIQMI, encoded by the coding sequence ATGAATGTCACCTTACTAGCCATAATTGGTGGTGCCATCATTCTGGGTTTGGCGTGTTATGCAGGCTACCTTCTGCTCCAGTTAAAGAAGCAAAAGGAGTTGCAACAGCAGCATCAGAAGTTGGCGATCGAGAAACGCAATGCCAATATTTTCGACAACGTCAATATCTTGTGTATGGCGGGGATTCAAGGACAGTGCGATCTGTCTGAAATCAGCATTCGTGTCTATTGCATCATGGATTATGTGCAAGGAGAGCAACGTGTGGATTTCGATGCCGAATACCCAGCGATTGCTGAGCTGTACCACATTGTCAAAGACATGCCACGCGGTGAAGCGCGTCAGGCGCTTGAGAAAAAAGAGCGCATGAAGCAAAACCTTGAGCGTCATAAGGCCGAAGGCCGTCTTAGTGAGGCGATTGTCGAAGAGCTGAAAGCACTGCGCAAAAGAGTGCAGCCGCTCAACAACCAGATCAACATTCAGATGATCTAA
- the hemN gene encoding oxygen-independent coproporphyrinogen III oxidase, with protein MSNQTLESNQQIVWDQAVLDKYNYSGPRYTSYPTALEFHEAFTISDYDMACSQYPERPLSLYVHIPFCHKLCYYCGCNKVITRHSHKADEYLDVLEHEIRQRASLLHGRQVTQLHFGGGTPTFLTAKQLSRLMTLLREEFDFEANAEISIEVDPREIELDILDHLRQEGFNRLSIGVQDFDKEVQKLVNREQDEAFIFAMVERAKQLGFRSTNLDLIYGLPKQNRESFAKTLAQVLQMQPGRLSVFNYAHMPQLFAAQRKIKDEMLPKAEEKMAILQQTITTLTEAGYQFIGMDHFAKPDDELAIAQREGVLHRNFQGYTTQGECDLVGFGVSAISMIGDAYAQNQKELKKYYAQVNELRHALWKGVALDADDLLRREVIKQLICNFKLDKKAIETQFKVTFNHYFKEDLQLLQTFIDDRLVDVDESEIRVTLRGRLLIRNICMCFDKYLRGKARQQQFSRVI; from the coding sequence ATGTCGAATCAGACTCTTGAATCGAACCAACAGATCGTTTGGGACCAAGCGGTATTGGACAAGTACAACTATTCTGGTCCTCGCTATACCTCTTATCCGACGGCGTTGGAGTTTCACGAAGCGTTTACCATTTCTGACTATGACATGGCATGCTCGCAGTACCCTGAGCGTCCACTTTCTCTTTATGTGCATATTCCTTTCTGTCATAAGCTTTGCTACTACTGCGGCTGCAATAAAGTGATTACTCGCCATTCGCATAAAGCGGATGAGTACCTTGATGTGCTGGAGCATGAAATTCGCCAGCGCGCGTCACTGCTGCATGGTCGACAGGTAACGCAACTGCATTTTGGTGGTGGTACGCCGACCTTTCTAACGGCCAAACAGTTGTCGCGGCTGATGACCTTGCTGCGGGAAGAGTTTGATTTTGAAGCCAATGCGGAGATCAGTATTGAGGTCGATCCGCGTGAGATTGAACTCGATATTCTCGACCATTTGCGGCAGGAAGGGTTTAACCGCCTGAGCATTGGTGTGCAAGATTTCGACAAGGAAGTGCAGAAGCTGGTCAATCGTGAGCAAGATGAAGCCTTTATTTTTGCCATGGTCGAACGGGCCAAGCAGCTCGGTTTCCGCTCGACCAACCTTGATCTCATCTATGGCTTACCCAAGCAAAACCGCGAGTCGTTTGCAAAAACATTAGCCCAAGTGCTGCAAATGCAGCCGGGTCGTTTGTCGGTGTTTAATTACGCCCACATGCCGCAGTTATTTGCCGCGCAGCGTAAAATCAAAGATGAGATGCTGCCCAAAGCCGAAGAAAAAATGGCAATTTTGCAGCAAACCATTACCACCTTAACCGAAGCGGGTTATCAGTTTATCGGTATGGACCACTTTGCCAAACCGGATGATGAACTGGCTATTGCCCAGCGAGAAGGCGTGTTGCATCGTAATTTCCAAGGCTATACCACCCAAGGTGAATGTGACTTAGTCGGTTTTGGTGTCTCGGCCATTTCGATGATTGGCGACGCCTACGCGCAGAATCAGAAAGAGCTGAAGAAATACTACGCTCAAGTCAATGAATTGCGCCATGCGCTGTGGAAAGGGGTGGCGCTTGACGCTGACGACTTGTTGCGCCGTGAGGTAATTAAGCAATTGATTTGCAACTTCAAACTGGATAAAAAAGCGATCGAAACGCAGTTCAAAGTGACGTTTAACCACTACTTCAAAGAAGATCTGCAACTGCTGCAGACCTTTATTGATGATCGATTAGTGGACGTTGATGAGAGTGAAATCCGTGTCACATTGCGTGGTCGTCTGCTGATCCGCAATATCTGCATGTGCTTTGACAAATACCTACGTGGCAAAGCGCGACAACAGCAATTCTCACGCGTCATTTAG
- a CDS encoding EAL domain-containing protein — MASNSKISLKTAVIVPLVVIFLLSISVVILVQKRSYEEAVHDLSDKQLSALTENVRNSLTSYLGAPFDAGLSMAHTIGFNHLYKPDDTTALQHYFLDAFQTIYAPIAQLDVIGFGSEAADYVGLRKESDGSHTLMVQDDRTNSKLVIYQSDTINENIRSVIDNYDPRVRPWYTPVAQEQRPMWSSIYANADERQEITLSALAPVYDQQQFVGVVVTDIRINTFNNFLSALKEKTKASVYIMDEKQRLIAHSSPSSVVSWGTDLSKKGDRLLASESADPIIKRHADSVKSQQMLEKRAAQRFEFLGHDGRYFSLISPYTDEYGLTWYIGISISESQLLGVLPKAQQESWIVGLSVGTIGVLFCMVIFSRITHPITTTATAAKNLANGHWESAMPKPGLIYETSLLVTAFNEMANNLRVSFKALRNQLVYDSLTKLYSREGLIDASRREHPSQSGSLFLLGVNRFRDINDSVGHHKGDQLLISISERLKDLFDDNYILARTGGDEFAVYAPRVASSEEITLTVNRLQQLFIAPFYMGEESVVMKVSIGVVCTDSESDMIRWLRNGSIALSNAKQDHTSVSHYRPEMADASKFRTQMLARIQDGINSQEFIPYYQPIIELESGKVVGAEALARWLSKQGIVSPLDFIPIAEDSGMIKEIGSQILQRACKETAQAIANDLWQHDFQLHVNISVNQLSREDFVAEVRQILLETGLPATNLTLEITESRLVDSTPTTLENMHKLRRLGIGIAIDDFGTGYSSLAYLHTLPFDCLKIDRAFVDKLSREELNNSVVAAIVNITRGFNVSVVAEGVETDLQAELLSELGCPLAQGFLYSRPVPFADWPSNLLANK, encoded by the coding sequence ATGGCTTCCAATAGCAAAATTTCCTTAAAAACCGCGGTCATTGTGCCTTTGGTGGTGATCTTTTTGCTCTCAATCAGTGTGGTGATTTTGGTACAAAAGCGCAGTTACGAAGAGGCGGTGCATGATCTCAGTGACAAGCAGCTCTCCGCCTTAACCGAAAACGTGCGCAACAGTTTAACCAGTTATCTCGGCGCCCCGTTTGACGCCGGGCTCAGTATGGCGCATACCATTGGCTTCAACCATTTGTATAAACCCGATGACACCACTGCGTTGCAGCACTACTTTCTGGACGCCTTTCAAACCATTTATGCCCCGATTGCCCAGCTAGACGTGATTGGATTTGGCTCGGAAGCGGCCGATTATGTCGGACTACGTAAAGAGAGCGATGGCAGCCATACCCTGATGGTGCAAGATGATCGCACCAACAGCAAACTGGTGATTTATCAGAGCGACACCATCAACGAGAACATCCGCTCTGTGATTGACAACTACGACCCGCGAGTGCGTCCTTGGTACACGCCAGTTGCCCAAGAGCAGCGCCCGATGTGGTCTTCCATTTACGCCAACGCCGACGAAAGACAAGAAATCACTCTCTCCGCTCTCGCTCCGGTGTACGACCAGCAGCAATTTGTCGGCGTCGTGGTCACCGATATTCGCATCAACACCTTCAATAATTTTCTCTCCGCATTGAAAGAAAAAACCAAGGCTTCGGTCTATATCATGGACGAAAAGCAGCGCTTGATCGCACACTCTTCGCCAAGCAGCGTGGTCTCTTGGGGTACCGATTTGTCGAAAAAAGGCGACCGTTTGCTAGCAAGCGAAAGTGCCGACCCCATCATAAAACGCCATGCCGATTCGGTGAAAAGCCAACAAATGTTGGAGAAGAGAGCGGCGCAACGCTTTGAATTTCTGGGCCACGATGGGCGCTACTTCAGCCTGATCTCTCCCTATACCGACGAATATGGCTTAACGTGGTATATCGGTATTTCAATTTCTGAATCGCAGCTACTGGGCGTATTGCCCAAAGCGCAGCAAGAGAGCTGGATCGTTGGCTTGTCGGTGGGAACCATCGGCGTTTTGTTCTGTATGGTGATTTTTAGCCGCATTACCCATCCCATCACCACCACGGCCACCGCCGCGAAAAACTTGGCCAACGGGCACTGGGAAAGTGCCATGCCCAAACCCGGTTTGATCTACGAAACCAGCCTGCTGGTCACAGCGTTCAATGAGATGGCCAATAACCTTCGAGTCTCCTTTAAAGCGCTGCGCAACCAGTTGGTTTATGACTCTCTGACCAAGCTCTACAGTCGAGAAGGGTTGATTGATGCGAGTCGTCGCGAGCATCCCTCTCAGAGCGGTAGCCTATTTTTGCTTGGGGTGAATCGCTTTCGCGACATCAATGACAGCGTCGGACATCACAAAGGCGATCAACTGCTGATCAGCATCTCTGAAAGACTCAAAGACCTATTTGATGATAACTATATCCTTGCTCGCACTGGAGGTGATGAGTTCGCCGTCTACGCACCACGAGTGGCCAGCTCCGAAGAGATAACCTTGACCGTTAACCGGCTGCAACAGCTGTTTATCGCGCCATTTTATATGGGTGAGGAAAGCGTGGTGATGAAAGTGTCGATTGGGGTGGTATGTACCGACAGCGAGAGCGACATGATCCGTTGGTTACGTAACGGCAGCATTGCACTGAGCAACGCGAAACAAGATCATACCTCGGTCAGCCACTACCGTCCCGAGATGGCAGACGCGTCCAAGTTTCGCACCCAAATGCTGGCGCGCATTCAAGATGGCATCAACAGCCAAGAATTCATTCCTTACTACCAACCGATTATTGAACTGGAGAGCGGCAAAGTCGTCGGTGCAGAAGCATTGGCCCGCTGGCTGAGTAAGCAAGGCATCGTATCACCACTCGATTTCATCCCGATTGCTGAAGATAGTGGCATGATTAAAGAAATTGGCAGCCAAATATTGCAACGCGCCTGCAAAGAGACCGCTCAAGCAATCGCAAACGACCTCTGGCAACATGACTTCCAGTTACACGTTAATATCTCCGTCAACCAACTATCACGCGAAGATTTTGTCGCGGAAGTCAGGCAAATTTTGTTGGAAACGGGGCTACCCGCCACCAATCTCACTCTGGAGATCACCGAGTCGCGTCTGGTCGACAGTACACCAACCACTTTGGAGAACATGCACAAGCTGCGCCGCCTTGGTATCGGCATTGCGATTGATGATTTTGGTACCGGCTACTCATCACTGGCGTATTTGCACACCTTACCGTTTGATTGCCTGAAAATCGACCGCGCCTTTGTCGATAAACTCAGCCGCGAGGAACTCAATAATTCTGTGGTCGCTGCCATCGTTAACATCACCCGAGGCTTTAACGTCAGTGTGGTGGCGGAAGGGGTAGAAACCGACTTGCAAGCCGAATTGCTCTCTGAGTTGGGTTGTCCGTTGGCTCAAGGTTTCTTATACAGCCGCCCTGTGCCCTTTGCCGATTGGCCAAGTAACTTATTAGCTAACAAGTAA
- the glnG gene encoding nitrogen regulation protein NR(I) has product MSKGYVWVVDDDSSIRWVMEKTLSSANIKCETYANGESVLMALEREVPDVLVSDIRMPGIDGIELLQQVHSKCPDLPVIIMTAHSDLDAAVNAYQKGAFEYLPKPFDIDETLTLVERAIAHGQEQKREQMASGNPLSTHTPEIIGEAPAMQEVFRAIGRLSRSSISVLINGESGTGKELVAHALHRHSPRASKPFIALNMAAIPKDLIESELFGHEKGAFTGANSVRQGRFEQANGGTLFLDEIGDMPLDIQTRLLRVLADGQFYRVGGHSPIKVDVRIVAATHQNLERLVQNGDFREDLFHRLNVIRVQIPALRERKQDIEKLTQHFLLRAADELAVEAKTLHRSTLEILSRLNWPGNVRQLENICRWLTVMASGSEILPGDLPSELLQEKKSSEEENAAGTWQEILASWARKELSSGEKELLTYALPQFERILLEAALEHTNGHKQDAAKVLGWGRNTLTRKLKELY; this is encoded by the coding sequence ATGAGTAAAGGATATGTTTGGGTTGTCGACGACGATAGCTCCATCCGCTGGGTGATGGAAAAGACCCTCTCTTCCGCCAATATCAAGTGCGAAACCTACGCCAATGGTGAAAGCGTGTTGATGGCGTTAGAGCGAGAAGTCCCTGATGTGTTGGTGTCCGATATCCGCATGCCTGGCATTGATGGCATTGAATTGCTGCAACAAGTGCACAGCAAGTGCCCTGACTTGCCTGTGATCATCATGACGGCGCACTCCGATCTCGACGCCGCGGTCAACGCCTATCAGAAGGGCGCGTTTGAATATCTGCCCAAACCGTTTGATATCGACGAAACGCTGACGTTAGTAGAACGCGCCATCGCCCACGGCCAAGAACAAAAGCGCGAGCAGATGGCCTCAGGCAATCCGCTTAGCACCCATACGCCAGAAATCATTGGTGAAGCACCCGCGATGCAGGAAGTGTTTCGCGCCATCGGCCGGCTTTCACGCTCCTCTATCTCTGTGCTGATCAACGGTGAATCGGGCACGGGCAAAGAGCTGGTCGCTCATGCGCTGCATCGACACAGCCCAAGAGCCAGCAAGCCGTTTATCGCCCTCAACATGGCCGCGATTCCAAAAGATCTGATTGAGTCGGAGCTGTTTGGCCACGAAAAAGGCGCTTTTACTGGGGCAAACTCGGTGCGCCAAGGACGGTTCGAACAAGCCAACGGCGGCACCCTGTTTTTGGATGAGATAGGCGATATGCCGCTCGATATTCAAACTCGCCTACTGCGCGTGCTCGCCGATGGGCAGTTTTATCGTGTCGGCGGCCACTCGCCGATCAAAGTCGACGTGCGGATTGTCGCCGCCACCCACCAAAATCTCGAACGTTTGGTGCAAAATGGCGATTTCCGAGAAGACCTGTTTCACCGCCTCAACGTTATTCGAGTGCAGATCCCGGCGTTGCGCGAACGCAAACAGGATATAGAAAAACTGACTCAGCACTTTTTGCTCCGCGCCGCCGATGAGCTAGCGGTGGAAGCCAAAACTCTGCATCGCAGTACGTTAGAGATTCTCTCGCGTCTCAATTGGCCCGGTAACGTGCGTCAATTGGAAAACATCTGTCGCTGGTTGACCGTAATGGCGAGTGGCAGCGAAATTTTACCGGGCGATCTGCCGAGTGAACTGCTGCAAGAGAAAAAGAGCAGCGAGGAAGAAAACGCGGCAGGGACTTGGCAGGAGATTCTCGCCAGTTGGGCGCGAAAAGAACTCAGCTCTGGGGAAAAAGAGCTGCTGACATACGCACTTCCACAATTCGAACGTATACTGTTAGAAGCAGCACTTGAGCACACCAACGGTCACAAACAAGACGCAGCCAAAGTACTCGGCTGGGGACGTAATACCTTGACACGTAAATTAAAAGAGCTTTATTGA